From Virgibacillus natechei, the proteins below share one genomic window:
- a CDS encoding response regulator transcription factor codes for MNKVLLVDDEQRMLDLLGLYLKPYNYTYKKALGSKEALSYMEQESFQLVLLDIMMPDLDGWELCRKIRRISDVPIIMITGRDQPGDIIKGLRLGADDYMIKPFHKDELLARMEALLRRRNPRNPNQVFAREQLIDLVWGYTSVTDERTVDSHVRNMRGKIRDAGFPIDKHLKTVWGVGYKWMNA; via the coding sequence TTGAATAAAGTTCTTTTAGTAGATGATGAACAACGGATGCTAGATTTATTGGGACTGTACTTGAAGCCATATAATTATACGTATAAAAAAGCCCTGGGATCCAAAGAAGCCTTATCTTACATGGAACAGGAATCTTTTCAGCTTGTTTTACTTGATATTATGATGCCAGATTTAGATGGTTGGGAACTTTGCCGAAAGATTAGAAGAATTTCGGATGTCCCTATTATTATGATAACTGGTCGCGACCAACCAGGTGATATCATTAAAGGACTGCGATTAGGTGCTGACGATTATATGATTAAGCCATTTCATAAGGATGAATTATTAGCCAGAATGGAAGCATTGTTACGCAGGAGAAATCCTAGGAATCCTAATCAAGTATTTGCGAGGGAACAATTAATTGATTTGGTATGGGGATACACTTCCGTTACGGATGAAAGAACAGTAGATTCCCACGTGAGGAATATGCGAGGGAAAATTAGAGATGCAGGATTTCCAATCGATAAGCATCTAAAAACAGTTTGGGGGGTAGGATATAAATGGATGAATGCTTAA
- a CDS encoding cupredoxin domain-containing protein, with the protein MKKSLLATLFLGLVLILAACGGGDSSEPASGEDAGAGDAANEVNITATNFDLGEDVTVPAGEEISLTLTNEEGMHGISIDELDVHLDGEGETTFTADEPGKYTIYCNIPCGEGHDDMVTTLIVE; encoded by the coding sequence ATGAAAAAAAGTCTATTAGCAACTTTATTTTTAGGCCTGGTTTTGATTCTTGCAGCCTGCGGTGGTGGCGATAGCAGTGAACCGGCGAGTGGTGAAGATGCAGGAGCAGGAGATGCCGCCAATGAAGTTAATATAACTGCAACTAACTTTGACTTAGGCGAAGACGTCACAGTACCAGCTGGTGAAGAAATTAGTCTAACGCTCACGAATGAAGAAGGTATGCACGGAATTTCCATCGATGAACTTGATGTACATCTTGATGGTGAGGGCGAGACAACATTTACAGCAGATGAACCTGGTAAATACACCATATATTGTAATATCCCATGTGGTGAAGGACATGATGACATGGTAACTACATTGATCGTAGAATAA
- the lipA gene encoding lipoyl synthase encodes MAEQATYIRKPKWLKTKINTNESYRELKHLMRDKKLNTVCEEARCPNIYECWSERQTATFMILGDTCTRGCRFCAVKTGLPNELDWGEPKRVAESVAIMGLKHTVITAVARDDLKDGGAAVFAETVRQIRTQNPGSTIEILPSDMKGDYESLHTLMDSGPDIFNHNIETVRRLTKKVRAIAMYDRSLQLLQRVKEIAPDTPTKSSIMVGLGETKEELIQAMDDLLAHDVDIVTIGQYLQPTKKHLPVERYYHPDEFEELKQIALEMGFRHCEAGPFVRSSYHADEQVTQASAQRRIDYMKGVEDQENTEVKFNF; translated from the coding sequence GTGGCAGAACAAGCAACGTATATACGTAAACCGAAATGGCTGAAGACGAAGATTAACACCAATGAATCATACAGAGAGCTTAAGCACCTGATGCGGGACAAGAAATTAAATACCGTTTGTGAAGAAGCACGATGCCCAAATATCTATGAGTGCTGGAGCGAACGACAAACGGCTACATTTATGATTTTAGGCGATACATGTACGCGTGGTTGCCGCTTTTGTGCAGTGAAAACAGGATTGCCAAATGAACTCGACTGGGGAGAACCGAAACGAGTTGCTGAATCTGTTGCCATTATGGGGTTAAAGCATACGGTGATTACAGCAGTTGCACGCGATGACTTGAAAGATGGCGGTGCAGCAGTTTTTGCTGAAACAGTCCGACAAATTCGCACCCAAAATCCTGGATCCACCATTGAAATCTTACCTTCTGATATGAAGGGCGATTATGAGAGTCTGCATACACTAATGGATAGCGGACCAGACATATTTAACCACAACATTGAAACCGTACGGCGTTTGACAAAAAAAGTTAGAGCAATAGCGATGTATGACCGTTCATTACAGCTTTTACAGCGTGTGAAAGAGATCGCTCCAGATACACCTACGAAATCAAGCATTATGGTTGGGCTTGGTGAAACAAAGGAAGAACTAATTCAAGCAATGGATGATTTATTAGCTCACGATGTAGACATTGTAACAATCGGTCAATATTTACAACCAACAAAAAAACACTTACCGGTCGAGCGTTATTACCATCCAGATGAGTTTGAAGAACTAAAACAAATTGCATTAGAAATGGGATTTCGCCATTGTGAAGCCGGCCCGTTTGTACGCTCCTCGTACCATGCGGATGAGCAAGTAACCCAAGCATCCGCACAGCGTAGAATTGATTATATGAAAGGCGTAGAAGACCAGGAAAATACAGAAGTTAAATTTAACTTTTAA
- a CDS encoding lipoate--protein ligase family protein, translating into MEKEWGFLNTGFHNAAVNMALDEALLNWHSKGEIPPTLRLYGWKVPSLTVGHFQKAEKSIDFNALEKHGCQYVRRLTGGSAVLHDNELTYSLVISEQDPSLPKSVKEAYYVLSKGVLEGYKNLGIQADYAIPEKKRNKDRTAICFEKPASYEMVVDGKKISGNAQTRKKGVLLQHGSIPMSIDAEMLFDMFLFPSEAIKQRKRESFEKKAITIDQLTNQKHTYDMMTVAFKEGFRTGLDIELNPIELSKSQWEEVYHLANTKYDSSLWNNKSKERVISGRTSNVYT; encoded by the coding sequence TTGGAAAAAGAATGGGGTTTTTTGAATACCGGGTTCCACAATGCAGCAGTTAATATGGCATTGGATGAAGCTTTATTAAATTGGCATAGCAAAGGAGAAATTCCACCCACATTACGGCTTTATGGATGGAAAGTACCCAGTTTAACCGTTGGCCATTTTCAAAAGGCAGAGAAATCGATTGATTTTAATGCTCTGGAGAAACACGGTTGTCAATACGTCCGTCGGCTAACTGGAGGAAGTGCTGTATTACATGACAATGAACTTACATATAGTCTTGTCATTTCTGAACAGGACCCTTCCCTTCCAAAGTCGGTAAAAGAAGCCTACTATGTGTTATCAAAAGGTGTTCTGGAGGGGTATAAAAATTTAGGTATCCAAGCCGATTATGCCATACCGGAAAAGAAAAGGAATAAGGACAGAACAGCTATCTGCTTTGAAAAGCCAGCATCTTATGAAATGGTCGTTGATGGCAAGAAAATCTCTGGTAACGCACAAACAAGGAAAAAAGGTGTCCTTCTGCAACATGGTTCCATTCCTATGAGTATTGACGCAGAGATGTTATTTGACATGTTCCTTTTCCCTTCTGAAGCGATAAAACAACGAAAGCGTGAATCCTTTGAAAAAAAGGCTATTACCATTGATCAGCTAACGAACCAAAAGCATACGTATGACATGATGACAGTAGCTTTCAAAGAAGGTTTTCGAACAGGGTTAGATATTGAGCTAAACCCCATAGAGCTATCGAAAAGCCAGTGGGAAGAAGTATACCATTTAGCGAATACAAAATATGATTCATCGTTATGGAATAATAAATCGAAGGAGCGTGTTATAAGTGGCAGAACAAGCAACGTATATACGTAA
- the trpA gene encoding tryptophan synthase subunit alpha: protein MGKSKIDQSFQEKQAANEKLFVPYIMAGDGGLDRLEERIQFLQECGVAAIELGIPFSDPVADGPTIQEAGIRALENGTTLMSILKKLQDFKENRSVPIILMTYLNPIVAYGTEKFAVDCRESGVDGVIIPDLPLEEESILAGHLQENSIAFIRLAAMTSPKERLVELAKRSEGFLYAVSVTGTTGARTVHDAMVEDYLQMLKEHSSVPVLAGFGVSDIQQARDLSSYCDGVIVGSKIVDLLHKGKTDEIKDLIHGSLKLEINH, encoded by the coding sequence ATGGGGAAATCAAAAATAGATCAATCCTTTCAGGAAAAACAAGCAGCTAATGAGAAATTATTTGTCCCTTACATTATGGCTGGTGATGGTGGACTCGATCGTTTAGAAGAACGGATTCAGTTTTTACAGGAATGTGGTGTGGCAGCAATTGAGCTTGGCATCCCCTTTTCCGATCCAGTTGCAGACGGCCCAACCATTCAGGAAGCAGGGATTCGCGCATTGGAAAATGGAACAACACTTATGTCCATACTCAAGAAATTGCAGGATTTTAAAGAAAATCGTTCTGTTCCTATTATCTTAATGACGTATTTAAATCCGATCGTAGCATATGGTACAGAAAAATTTGCTGTTGATTGCAGGGAATCCGGTGTTGACGGTGTGATTATTCCCGACTTGCCGTTAGAGGAGGAATCGATTCTAGCTGGACACTTACAGGAAAATTCGATTGCTTTTATTCGACTTGCAGCAATGACAAGTCCGAAAGAGCGTTTGGTCGAACTAGCAAAACGATCGGAAGGGTTCCTCTATGCTGTTTCTGTTACGGGAACAACGGGAGCTCGCACGGTACATGACGCAATGGTAGAAGATTACCTGCAGATGCTGAAGGAGCACAGTTCCGTCCCTGTCTTGGCAGGATTCGGGGTCTCAGATATCCAACAAGCCCGTGATCTCAGTTCCTATTGTGATGGTGTGATCGTTGGAAGCAAGATTGTAGATTTATTACACAAAGGAAAAACCGATGAAATTAAAGACTTGATACATGGGAGTTTAAAGCTTGAAATCAACCATTAA
- the trpB gene encoding tryptophan synthase subunit beta, with the protein MTTYTMPDKTGKYGDFGGRFVPELLMPAVIELEKAYDEAKNDPEFIDELNYYLKQYVGRETPLYYAEKLSKKIGGPQIYLKREDLNHTGAHKINNTVGQALLTRRMGKKKVVAETGAGQHGVATATVCALLDLDCVVFMGEEDIRRQKLNVFRMELLGAEVRSVSHGSGTLKDAVNEALRYWVSHVNDTHYIIGSVVGPHPFPKIVRDFQSVIGEETKKQIVDQTSALPNAIVACVGGGSNAMGMFYPFIQDQNVKLFGVEAGGEGLETGNHAATLSHGTTGILHGTLSHLLQDNDGQIKEAFSISAGLDYPGVGPEHSHLHQTDRVTYTSITDEVALNALQELSKSEGIIPALESAHAVAYAMKFAEEMKQDQTLVICLSGRGDKDVEQVKDRLEEK; encoded by the coding sequence TTGACAACATACACAATGCCTGACAAAACAGGAAAATACGGTGATTTCGGCGGGCGGTTTGTCCCGGAATTATTAATGCCGGCCGTAATTGAGTTGGAAAAAGCATATGACGAGGCAAAGAATGATCCTGAATTTATTGACGAACTAAATTATTACCTTAAACAGTATGTAGGTCGTGAAACACCGCTTTACTATGCTGAAAAACTTTCGAAAAAAATAGGTGGACCGCAAATTTATTTAAAGCGCGAGGACTTAAACCATACCGGTGCACACAAAATTAATAACACAGTCGGCCAAGCCCTTCTAACACGAAGAATGGGGAAGAAAAAAGTGGTCGCTGAAACAGGTGCAGGACAGCACGGGGTAGCGACCGCCACAGTCTGTGCACTACTGGATCTCGATTGTGTCGTTTTTATGGGTGAGGAGGACATTCGTCGCCAGAAATTGAATGTTTTTCGAATGGAATTATTAGGAGCTGAAGTCCGAAGTGTTTCGCATGGCAGTGGAACCTTAAAAGATGCAGTCAACGAAGCCTTACGCTACTGGGTAAGTCATGTGAATGACACCCACTATATTATAGGTTCCGTCGTTGGCCCACATCCTTTTCCAAAAATAGTTCGTGACTTTCAATCTGTGATTGGCGAGGAAACAAAAAAACAAATTGTTGATCAGACGAGCGCGTTACCGAATGCCATTGTTGCCTGTGTGGGTGGGGGCAGTAATGCGATGGGAATGTTTTATCCATTTATTCAGGACCAAAATGTAAAGCTATTCGGTGTTGAGGCTGGTGGGGAAGGTTTGGAAACTGGTAACCATGCTGCTACATTATCTCATGGTACGACAGGTATATTACATGGGACATTAAGCCATTTATTACAGGACAACGATGGCCAAATTAAAGAGGCGTTCTCCATTTCAGCAGGTCTCGACTATCCAGGTGTTGGCCCTGAGCATAGTCATTTACACCAAACAGATCGTGTGACATACACATCGATAACAGATGAAGTAGCATTAAATGCATTACAGGAATTATCCAAATCAGAAGGAATTATCCCAGCACTAGAAAGCGCACATGCCGTGGCTTATGCCATGAAATTCGCTGAAGAAATGAAACAAGATCAGACATTGGTCATTTGCTTGTCCGGCCGTGGTGATAAAGATGTTGAACAAGTAAAAGACAGATTGGAGGAAAAATAA
- a CDS encoding phosphoribosylanthranilate isomerase, giving the protein MLVKICGIKTEEAAQTAVNAGADFIGFVFAPSKREITAEDAATIAQSIPPSVKKVGVFVNETIETMTEIATLVGLDFIQLHGDETPELAEQLPFKIIKAFPAEPEHFSAMHTYPSDFYLLDSPFGKNRGGNGTVFDWDVTRNLSIDRAKIMLAGGLTPENIQQARKQVNPGCVDVSSGVETNGEKDPKKIMNFIRLAKSTRKDESIDNIHNA; this is encoded by the coding sequence GTGCTGGTGAAAATTTGTGGGATTAAAACAGAAGAGGCAGCTCAGACCGCAGTAAATGCTGGCGCTGACTTTATCGGATTTGTTTTTGCACCAAGTAAACGCGAAATCACAGCCGAAGATGCTGCTACCATTGCTCAGTCGATCCCCCCTTCCGTTAAAAAAGTTGGTGTTTTTGTAAATGAAACAATCGAGACAATGACGGAGATCGCAACACTTGTTGGTTTAGATTTCATTCAGCTTCACGGGGATGAGACTCCAGAATTGGCTGAACAGCTTCCATTCAAAATTATTAAAGCATTTCCAGCCGAGCCTGAACATTTTTCAGCAATGCATACGTATCCGAGTGATTTTTATCTTCTCGATAGTCCTTTTGGGAAAAACCGCGGAGGCAACGGAACTGTATTTGACTGGGATGTAACGCGCAATCTATCCATTGATCGAGCAAAAATTATGTTAGCTGGTGGGTTAACACCTGAAAACATCCAACAGGCAAGGAAGCAAGTTAACCCTGGCTGCGTTGATGTTTCTAGCGGCGTCGAAACAAACGGCGAAAAGGATCCTAAAAAGATCATGAATTTTATCCGATTAGCAAAAAGCACACGAAAGGATGAGTCAATTGACAACATACACAATGCCTGA
- the trpC gene encoding indole-3-glycerol phosphate synthase TrpC, with translation MTILDKILAEKEKEVSLLLNQTFDQVSFNRPTTFKEKVAASDKINVISEIKRSSPSKGEINMGVNPVEQAKKYEASGAAAISILTDKPFFNGSMDDLRAIRQAVDLPILCKDFMIDPVQIDQAKASGATIILLIVAALSDENFKKLYRYALSQDLEVLCEVHNEEEMERALEVNPEIIGINNRNLKTFEVDLMTTNNLASMVTNPNTILVSESGIKTKQDVIRVSEAGADAILVGETLMRADNLTETFQDLKVPTPEKGVR, from the coding sequence GTGACCATTTTAGATAAAATTTTAGCGGAAAAAGAAAAAGAGGTTTCTCTGCTTCTTAATCAAACGTTTGATCAAGTCTCATTTAACAGACCAACAACCTTCAAGGAAAAGGTAGCAGCATCAGACAAGATAAACGTTATTTCTGAAATAAAACGTTCCTCCCCATCCAAAGGAGAAATTAATATGGGAGTCAACCCAGTAGAACAAGCGAAAAAGTACGAAGCTTCAGGTGCTGCTGCCATTTCTATATTGACCGATAAACCTTTCTTTAATGGGTCGATGGATGACTTACGCGCGATTCGGCAAGCAGTTGATTTACCGATTTTATGCAAGGATTTTATGATTGACCCGGTTCAGATTGATCAGGCTAAGGCATCTGGTGCCACCATTATTTTATTAATTGTTGCCGCCTTATCGGATGAAAATTTTAAAAAACTTTATCGTTATGCATTAAGCCAAGATTTAGAGGTACTTTGTGAAGTGCATAATGAAGAAGAAATGGAACGGGCACTTGAGGTGAATCCAGAGATTATCGGAATAAATAATCGAAATTTAAAAACATTTGAAGTTGATCTGATGACAACCAATAATTTAGCATCTATGGTAACAAATCCGAATACAATCCTTGTCAGTGAAAGTGGGATTAAAACAAAACAAGATGTAATACGTGTCAGCGAAGCTGGTGCAGATGCCATTCTAGTTGGTGAAACATTGATGCGTGCGGATAATCTAACAGAAACCTTTCAGGATCTAAAGGTACCAACCCCTGAAAAAGGGGTGAGATAG
- the trpD gene encoding anthranilate phosphoribosyltransferase: MKNYLEKLINQEDLTVAEMKDAANHCFTDTITDSEIASFLTALQVKGETADEIAGIVEVIRSRSSFNTAHIPNAMDNCGTGGDKSYSFNISTTSAFVIAGAGIPVAKHGNRSISSKTGSADVLEHLGVSLSFTNDHVEEMLHENKIAFLFAPHVHAALKPFSKVRQELGLPTIFNAIGPLTNPVSLDSQLLGVYRPDMVQMLAEALRKLGRRRAIVINGAGEMDEASLAGDNKISLLDQGNITTFTLHPEEVGLPTYPNEQIRGGDAIDNATILQNVLNGQKDAYYDTVLLNAGLGLYANGSAETIKAGIELARESIESGAAMERLQYLIEYSRKIPSEVM; the protein is encoded by the coding sequence ATGAAAAACTATCTTGAAAAATTGATTAATCAGGAAGACCTAACGGTGGCGGAAATGAAGGATGCAGCCAATCATTGTTTCACGGATACCATCACCGATTCTGAAATTGCTTCCTTTTTAACTGCTTTACAAGTAAAAGGAGAAACGGCGGATGAAATTGCGGGAATTGTAGAGGTGATTCGTTCCAGGTCTTCTTTTAACACGGCGCATATACCAAATGCGATGGATAATTGTGGCACTGGCGGTGATAAATCCTATAGCTTCAATATCAGTACAACTTCAGCATTTGTCATAGCCGGTGCAGGTATACCAGTTGCCAAGCACGGCAACCGCAGCATATCCAGTAAAACTGGTAGTGCAGACGTGCTCGAGCATTTAGGTGTTTCCCTGTCATTCACGAATGATCATGTAGAAGAAATGCTACATGAGAATAAGATCGCCTTTTTATTTGCACCACATGTTCATGCTGCGTTGAAGCCTTTTTCAAAGGTTCGTCAAGAGCTGGGACTGCCAACCATTTTTAATGCGATCGGACCATTAACAAACCCGGTTTCCCTTGATTCCCAGTTACTTGGTGTCTATCGTCCAGACATGGTTCAGATGCTAGCAGAGGCATTGCGTAAATTAGGCAGACGCCGTGCTATTGTGATAAACGGTGCAGGAGAAATGGATGAGGCATCATTAGCAGGTGATAACAAAATTTCCCTTCTTGACCAAGGAAACATAACTACCTTCACCCTACATCCTGAAGAGGTAGGATTGCCAACCTATCCAAATGAGCAAATTCGCGGTGGCGACGCGATAGATAACGCAACGATTTTACAAAACGTACTAAACGGTCAAAAAGACGCTTATTATGATACGGTTCTTTTGAATGCAGGTTTGGGACTGTACGCCAATGGAAGTGCGGAAACGATTAAGGCTGGGATAGAATTAGCAAGAGAAAGTATTGAATCAGGTGCTGCCATGGAAAGGTTACAATATTTAATTGAGTACAGTAGAAAAATTCCAAGTGAGGTGATGTAA
- a CDS encoding anthranilate synthase component II, with amino-acid sequence MILLMDNYDSFTYNVYQYFSEVHNEINVARNDQITLAEIEALNPEAIIISPGPGLPEESGICVDMVRHFHKKIPILGICLGQQIIAEALGAKLTKAKQIKHGKTSLITHNTSGPFHNLPDPLEVMRYHSFVVDRKSVPAQLEVVASSLEDNEVMAIQHRDYPVYGVQFHPESIGTDTGKHIIQNFVQEMGKEIEAK; translated from the coding sequence TTGATCTTGTTAATGGATAATTATGATTCGTTCACATACAACGTTTACCAGTACTTTTCAGAGGTGCATAACGAAATCAACGTAGCCCGTAATGATCAAATTACACTGGCAGAGATTGAAGCCTTAAATCCGGAGGCTATCATAATTTCCCCAGGACCTGGTCTACCTGAAGAGTCTGGAATTTGTGTAGATATGGTTAGACATTTTCATAAAAAGATACCGATCCTTGGAATATGTTTAGGCCAGCAAATTATTGCCGAAGCATTAGGAGCCAAATTAACGAAAGCAAAACAAATCAAACACGGGAAAACATCGCTGATCACACATAACACTTCTGGGCCATTTCATAACCTACCTGATCCACTGGAGGTAATGCGTTATCACTCTTTCGTAGTTGATAGAAAATCAGTTCCAGCACAGTTGGAAGTTGTTGCTTCGTCACTCGAAGATAATGAAGTAATGGCCATCCAACATCGTGATTACCCAGTATACGGGGTGCAGTTCCATCCGGAATCGATTGGCACGGATACAGGAAAGCATATCATTCAAAATTTCGTACAGGAAATGGGAAAGGAGATCGAGGCAAAATGA
- the trpE gene encoding anthranilate synthase component I, with product MKNTGVKTTPYQFIKQNADTLTPIEIFKRVNGKKKFLLESSFQHEKKGKYSFIGSDPYREIIGHGNITTDVKHEESTVETIAQSALPYLQEQLPKIDTDLPLPFHGGAIGYIGYDAIREFENIGETLPDELNMPDIHFMIYKNVIVFDHTKEVVYLIAMNPDHQAQSQLDHRLAHLQRMLTTPVDTTEGDLSNVQFQPDSTEEQFKEKVEIAKKHIHQGDIFQVVLSQRMKATIDGDPFSFYRKLRKANPSPYMFYIDFDDYLVLGASPESLIQTTGDEVVTNPIAGTRARGKTADEDEALMADLLADEKEIAEHRMLVDLSRNDLGRVCEISSISLPTYMTIEKYQHVMHIVSEVKGKLNSNFTSIDALIACLPAGTVSGAPKIRAMQIINDLEEKKRGAYAGGIGYISFNHDVNIALAIRSLVIKKNQAYLQTGAGIVYDSVPEKEFAETLQKAKSLMEVNNIDLVNG from the coding sequence ATGAAAAATACTGGCGTAAAGACAACTCCGTATCAATTTATAAAACAAAATGCGGACACATTAACCCCAATTGAAATTTTCAAAAGGGTAAATGGAAAGAAGAAGTTTTTACTGGAAAGTTCTTTTCAACATGAAAAAAAGGGTAAGTATTCATTTATTGGTTCGGATCCATATCGAGAAATAATTGGTCATGGGAACATAACAACGGATGTAAAACATGAAGAAAGCACTGTCGAGACAATCGCACAATCTGCATTGCCCTATTTACAAGAACAGTTACCAAAAATTGATACAGATCTCCCACTCCCTTTTCATGGTGGCGCTATTGGATATATCGGCTATGATGCGATCCGGGAATTTGAAAATATAGGTGAGACCTTACCAGATGAGTTAAACATGCCGGACATTCATTTCATGATTTATAAAAATGTGATTGTTTTTGATCACACGAAAGAAGTTGTCTATTTAATTGCCATGAATCCAGATCACCAGGCCCAGTCCCAACTGGATCATCGGTTAGCGCATCTACAAAGGATGCTTACAACACCAGTAGATACTACAGAAGGTGACCTTAGCAATGTACAGTTTCAACCTGATAGTACAGAAGAACAATTTAAAGAAAAAGTGGAGATAGCTAAGAAACATATTCATCAGGGGGATATTTTTCAAGTTGTTTTATCACAGCGGATGAAAGCGACAATTGATGGCGATCCTTTTTCCTTTTACCGAAAGCTTAGAAAAGCAAACCCTTCCCCCTACATGTTCTATATCGACTTTGACGATTATCTCGTGTTGGGGGCATCGCCGGAAAGCCTCATACAGACGACTGGCGATGAGGTTGTTACAAATCCGATTGCTGGTACCCGAGCCCGCGGAAAAACAGCGGACGAAGACGAGGCACTGATGGCGGATCTACTTGCAGATGAAAAAGAAATTGCTGAGCACCGGATGCTAGTGGATTTAAGCAGAAATGATCTGGGTCGTGTTTGTGAAATTAGCAGCATCAGTCTTCCAACCTATATGACCATAGAGAAATATCAGCACGTTATGCATATCGTTTCTGAAGTTAAAGGAAAATTGAATTCCAATTTCACCAGTATTGATGCACTAATTGCTTGTTTACCAGCTGGTACCGTTTCAGGTGCGCCCAAGATTAGGGCAATGCAAATTATTAACGACTTGGAAGAAAAAAAGCGTGGTGCCTATGCAGGGGGAATTGGCTATATCAGTTTCAATCACGATGTCAATATAGCCCTTGCCATCAGGTCACTTGTCATCAAAAAAAACCAAGCCTATTTACAAACCGGTGCTGGTATCGTTTATGATTCCGTACCTGAAAAGGAATTTGCAGAGACATTACAAAAAGCAAAGTCATTAATGGAGGTGAATAATATTGATCTTGTTAATGGATAA
- the ddlA gene encoding D-alanine--D-alanine ligase, translated as MAKTKVGIIFGGKSAEHEVSLQSAKNIVEAIDRNKYDVVLIGIDKDGKWHLNNEDSYLLNAENPKLIELNKSNDMIALVPGESENQLIHAASARQLDQLDVVFPIVHGTSGEDGSLQGMLRIANIPFVGSSVLGSSVSMDKDIAKRLLKESNINVAKGLAYTRAKKPQINYKEAAEYLGVPMFIKPANQGSSVGVSKVSTKAEFEAGVEFAFQFDHKIIIEENLVGREIECSVLGNAEPKASLLGEILPQTEFYSYESKYIDEKGADLAIPADITNEMTKRMQEVAVNAFEALQCEGLSRVDFFLTDEGTIYVNEVNTLPGFTKISMYPKLWEISGISYPELISELIELAIERQQNDSMLKNTVWDH; from the coding sequence ATGGCAAAAACAAAAGTTGGTATTATATTTGGTGGGAAATCTGCTGAACACGAAGTTTCACTGCAATCTGCTAAAAATATTGTAGAAGCAATTGATAGAAATAAATATGATGTTGTATTAATTGGAATTGATAAAGATGGAAAGTGGCATTTAAATAATGAAGATTCTTATTTGTTAAACGCTGAAAATCCAAAGCTTATAGAACTAAATAAGTCGAACGACATGATTGCACTCGTTCCTGGTGAATCGGAGAATCAATTAATTCATGCTGCAAGCGCACGTCAGTTGGATCAGCTAGACGTTGTATTTCCAATTGTCCATGGAACGTCAGGGGAGGATGGAAGTTTACAGGGAATGCTTCGTATAGCCAACATTCCATTTGTAGGTTCAAGTGTTCTAGGGTCATCTGTTAGTATGGATAAAGATATTGCAAAACGTCTATTAAAAGAATCGAATATAAATGTAGCTAAAGGACTTGCATATACCAGAGCAAAGAAGCCGCAGATAAATTATAAGGAAGCGGCAGAATATTTAGGTGTCCCGATGTTTATCAAACCAGCAAATCAAGGCTCATCTGTCGGTGTAAGTAAGGTGTCTACAAAGGCCGAATTTGAAGCTGGTGTAGAATTCGCTTTTCAATTTGATCATAAAATTATCATTGAAGAAAATCTAGTAGGACGAGAAATAGAATGTTCGGTACTTGGAAACGCTGAACCAAAGGCTTCCTTATTGGGGGAAATACTACCACAAACAGAGTTCTATTCTTATGAATCCAAATATATAGATGAAAAGGGCGCTGACTTGGCAATACCTGCGGATATTACGAATGAAATGACGAAACGTATGCAGGAAGTTGCGGTCAATGCTTTCGAAGCGCTTCAATGTGAAGGCTTGTCCCGTGTTGATTTTTTCTTAACAGATGAGGGTACTATCTACGTGAATGAAGTAAATACACTGCCAGGATTTACAAAAATCAGCATGTATCCAAAATTATGGGAGATAAGTGGCATCTCTTATCCGGAACTAATTAGTGAATTAATCGAGCTGGCAATTGAACGCCAGCAAAATGATAGCATGCTTAAGAACACTGTCTGGGATCATTAA